From a single Ornithorhynchus anatinus isolate Pmale09 chromosome 4, mOrnAna1.pri.v4, whole genome shotgun sequence genomic region:
- the POLR2K gene encoding DNA-directed RNA polymerases I, II, and III subunit RPABC4, whose amino-acid sequence MDVQKDVQPPKQQPMIYICGECHTENEIKSRDPIRCRECGYRIMYKKRTKRLVVFDAR is encoded by the exons ATGGATGTCCAGAAAGATGTTCAGCCTCCCAAGCAGCAGCCAATGATTTACATCTGTGGAG AGTGCCACACAGAAAATGAGATAAAATCCAGGGATCCGATCCGATGCAGAGAATGCGGATACCGGATAATGTATAAGAAGAGAACGAAGAGAC TGGTTGTTTTTGATGCCCGTTGA